The Aquincola tertiaricarbonis genomic sequence ACGCGGGCGGCGGCCACCGCGCCGCGGCCCAGGCGCTGCAGGAAGCGGCGGCGCTGCAGCAGCGGCCCTGGCGGGTGCGGCTCGTCAACCTCACGCGGGTGCTGGACGCCCAGTCCAGCTTCCGGCGCCTGACGGGCTTCGAGCCCGAGGACTACTACAACCTGCGTCTGCGCCGCGGCTGGACGCTGGGCCTGGCGCAGGAGCTCAAGCTGCTGCAGATGCTGATCCGCCTGGGCCACCGGCCGATGGTGCGGCTGCTGCGCCGGCACTGGCAGGCTGCGCCGCCCGACCTGGTGGTGAGCCTGGTGCCCAACTTCAACCGGGCCTTGTTCCAGGGCCTGCGCGCGGCGGCGCCACGCGTGCCGTACATGACGGTGCTCACCGACCTGGCCGACCACCCGCCGCACTTCTGGATCGAGCCGCAGCAGGCGCAGACCTTCGTCTGCGGCACGGCGCGCGCGGTGCAGCAGGCGCTGGCGGCCGGTGTGCCCGCCCAGCGGGTGCAGGCCACATCGGGCATGGTGCTGCGCCCCGCCTTCCATGCGCCGGCCCTGCCGGCGGCCGAGCGCGCCCGTCAACGACAGGCCCTGGGCCTGCCGGTGGAAAGCCCGCTGGGGCTGGTGATGTTCGGCGGCCATGGCTCGGTGCAGATGCTGTCCATCGCCCGCCGGCTGGACGAGGTGCCGCTGCTGTTCGCCTGCGGCCACAACGTGGCGCTGCGGCAGGAACTGCAGGCCCTGCAGCGCAGCGCGCCGCATGTGGCGGTGGGCTTCACGCAGGACATTCCGCCGCTGATGGACCTGGCGGACTTCTTCATCGGCAAGCCCGGCCCCGGCAGCCTGAGCGAAGCGGTGCAGCGCGGCCTGCCGGTGATCGCGCTGGCGCCCACCGGCGTGATGCCGCAGGAGCGCTACAACGTGCAGTGGATCGCCGAGCACGGCCTGGGCACGACGGTGCGTTCGGTGCGCGCGCTGGGCCACGCCACGCAGCGGCTGCTGGCCGATCTGCCGGCCTACCAGGCACGGGTGGCGGCGATGGGCAATCGGGCGGTGTGGGAGGTGCTGGAGCTGATGGCGCAGCAACTGCAGGCCGCCGGAGCCGCCGCGGCTTCGGAGAGCCTGCCCCTGTGAGGGGCGACCGGGCCGGGCGCCGCCCGGCCGCGGGTGCTACAGCACCTGATCGAGCAAGGCCGCGGTCTCGTCGGCGCGCTGGCCGGCCGCCGCCTTGCGGCCCTTGCGCAGCCCGCGCTTGACCACCGTCTGCGGCGTGCGCGCCGTGCGGCTGCGGTCCAGGATTTCCAGTCGGCCGTCGGCGTGTTCGACCAGCGCGGTCAGGCTTTCCACCCAGTCGCCGTCGTTGCAATACAGCACGCCGTCGATGCTGCGCATCTCGGCATGGTGGATGTGGCCGCACACGACACCGTCGGCGCCGCGGCGCTGGGCTTCGCGGGCCAGGGCGGATTCGAAGTCGCCCACGTAGCTGACTGCCCGCTTGACCTTGAGCTTGAGGTAGCGCGACAGGCTCCAGTAGGGCAGCCCCAGCCGGGCCCGTGCGCTGTTGAACCAGCGGTTCACCTTGAGGGTGAACTCGTAGGCCACGTCGCCCACCAGCGCCAGCCAGCGGGCGCACTGCACCACGCCGTCGTACAGGTCGCCGTGGGTCACCCACAGGCGGCGGCCGTCGGCGGTGATGTGCATGCACTCTTCCACCACCTCCACGCCGCCGAAGTTCACGCCCAGGTAGCGGCGCGCGAACTCGTCGTGGTTGCCGGGCACGAAGACCACGCGCGTGCCCTTGCGGGCCTTGCGCAGGATCTTCTGCACCACGTCGTTGTGCGACTGCGGCCAGTACCAGCTGCGGCGCAGCTGCCAGCCATCGATGATGTCGCCCACCAGGTACAGCGTCTCGCACTCCACCTCGCGCAGAAAGTCCAGCAGCGCCAGCGCCTGGCAGCCCGGCGTGCCCAGGTGCAGGTCGGAGATCCAGACGGTGCGCATCTGCAGCACCGGCGCCGGTCGGTCGGCGAAGCCGT encodes the following:
- a CDS encoding glycosyltransferase; translation: MKTIDLVYFDAGGGHRAAAQALQEAAALQQRPWRVRLVNLTRVLDAQSSFRRLTGFEPEDYYNLRLRRGWTLGLAQELKLLQMLIRLGHRPMVRLLRRHWQAAPPDLVVSLVPNFNRALFQGLRAAAPRVPYMTVLTDLADHPPHFWIEPQQAQTFVCGTARAVQQALAAGVPAQRVQATSGMVLRPAFHAPALPAAERARQRQALGLPVESPLGLVMFGGHGSVQMLSIARRLDEVPLLFACGHNVALRQELQALQRSAPHVAVGFTQDIPPLMDLADFFIGKPGPGSLSEAVQRGLPVIALAPTGVMPQERYNVQWIAEHGLGTTVRSVRALGHATQRLLADLPAYQARVAAMGNRAVWEVLELMAQQLQAAGAAAASESLPL
- a CDS encoding UDP-2,3-diacylglucosamine diphosphatase, which produces MRPDPDGFADRPAPVLQMRTVWISDLHLGTPGCQALALLDFLREVECETLYLVGDIIDGWQLRRSWYWPQSHNDVVQKILRKARKGTRVVFVPGNHDEFARRYLGVNFGGVEVVEECMHITADGRRLWVTHGDLYDGVVQCARWLALVGDVAYEFTLKVNRWFNSARARLGLPYWSLSRYLKLKVKRAVSYVGDFESALAREAQRRGADGVVCGHIHHAEMRSIDGVLYCNDGDWVESLTALVEHADGRLEILDRSRTARTPQTVVKRGLRKGRKAAAGQRADETAALLDQVL